The following DNA comes from Capsicum annuum cultivar UCD-10X-F1 chromosome 7, UCD10Xv1.1, whole genome shotgun sequence.
TGAAGTTGTTTCAGTGCAGCCAATTCCTTCTCCTCTATCGTGCTTTCCTCCGTTATGTCTAATTGCAGTACTCGAAGTTGAGTCAGTGTCACGACCTCACTAAGGCGACAGGCTTCTGTTGTTGCTAGACTCGGTATCTTGAATCCATACAGCTCTTCAAGATTTGAAAGCCCAGAGAGACCTTGTGGTAAGCATGAAAAAGATGGACAACCTCCAACATCAAGAATTGCCAATCTTGGAAGTGTTGTGATTGATGTTGGTAGCCTTTTCAGTTCCTTGCATTCTCGGATTACCAGTATTTGGAGGCCCCATAACTTCCTCACAGAGTCTGGAATTTCTTCCAGGTTTGCAACATCTCTAAGGTTTAAATACACTAGTCGCTTAAGTGCTGTGATCCATTGCCATAGATCAGGTAAACAGATCTTGTCTAGCTTGACACATGACAAGTCCAAGACCCTTAGAGTCTTGATTTCAGCTAGAGCAATTTTCCTGTTGAAGCCAATGAAATTTGTAGTAGTGAGAAGAAGTGCTCTTAGCTTTGAGTTCCCAGCCAAGGACTGGAAAGTTGTTTCCTTCATGACCCCCAAGTGCCTAGAGTCAACAGTAGCTATGTGCCTACCTCTATTAAAGCTACAAAACTTCTCATCTTCTGCCATTAGAATTATCATGTCCCTAACCATGTCATGCATCTTGCAACTGTAAACTCTGCCATCAAAGTTTCTTCTTTGGACAGCTTCAACCAAGCACCTACTTACCAGTTCAGACAAATGATTAAAAGCTACATCTGTTGCAGTTTCTGTGCCATCGCCACGAACCAATCCTTCCCCTACCCACCAACGAACCAATTGTTCCGCCTCAATTTCATGGTCATCTGGATAGATTGAGAAGCACAATATGCATTGTTTTAGACGAGAAGGAAGCTCATCATAACTTAGCTGCAACGAAGCCATTACAGAGCTATTGCTTGCACTATCTGATACCAATTGCTCTCGAAAATTTTTACATATCCTCATCCACTCCACGAGTGAATGTGGCTTTGATGATAACATcccacctgtggttttgattgcTAAAGGAAGACCATGACATTTGCGCACGATCTCTCTTCCAACATCTTTCAATTGAGAATTGCACTTTCCATTAGTTGATAAAAATGCAACTTTGCAAAACAACGACCAACTCTCTTCTTCATCAAGCAATCTTGGTCGATGAATTCTTGATTCTGTGGCTCCCATCCTCCTGACTACATCCTCATTTCTAGATGTGATTATAATACAACAATTGTGCTCTGTAAACTTGGGCAATCCCTTGGAGATCCTATCCCACCATCCATCAACAATATCCCATACATCATCCATGACAATCAGGAACGACTTATGTGAAAGCGCTTCACGAATTCTGTTTAGCAAGTCTCCTTTGTCAGTTCCACTATCATCTGCACTCAGCTGTTTCAAAATTCCCTTCATGATGGAAAGCTCATCATAAGTTTGAGATATTGAAACCCAAACTTTCTTTTGAAATCTCGCATTCACTTGTATGTCATGGTAGATCTTTTGCGCGACTGTGGTTTTACCCAAACCACCCATCCCTACAATGCCAACACAATGTAATGACTCGCTGTGAGGTAggatccatttttttatttttgttgtatctTCTGATAACCCCACAATATCATCTTTATCAAAAATGTGTGAGGTCCATCTAGTCCGTCTGCTGCTGCTTCCGTCACTTCTGGATTGTTCAGTTATTGGACCAACAAAAGTCCTCAGTTTCTCATGCATTTTCACCATCTCCTTGTTTAGTTCTGTCAGTTTCCTTCCGGTGTTGTATCTGAAAGAAATTTCCCCCAGAGACGGAAATAAGCAAGAAGGATtccctttcatcctcagatagtcTTCACGAATTTGGCAATCCGTGATCACATCATCTGCTTCATAAATTAGTTCATTAAGTTCAGATAAGGTTGACTTGACAGACTCATTGTTTCTTTTCATCCTGTTTGCTTCAGTGAGATACGAACGCATGCGATCCAGCTCTCTCTTCATCTCCGCAAACTGACTTTCAAATTGGATAGCATATTGAGCATGCATATTCACTTGTTTTGACAAGTCTGTTACGATGAGGTTAGCTACAGCACTTGTGATTGGGTCTCCCATATCTCAGCTGcaaatttatcaaaattgaaaatgTAATGAGTCCTCGTAGACACTAAAGGAAGCAGAAAATAAGAGTCTTGCTCAAAGGTAGTTAAATGTTTCTCTTTTTGGTATTAGTCATCTGATACAGATCCTATATCAGTAATTACTTCATTTACAGACAATTATTTTCTGCCATATCAGATAATGTTAGAAGAGAGTTTATAGTTGTATAGTTATGTTACACCCCAACTTAGAAAGGAgtcccatatcggcaaaacacagagGGTTTTTTGAAGAGTTTTTGAGACACTAACTATTAATTGAATGATCATATGAAAAATCTACTCTGCATGCTTGGAACAGTGTTACTTAACTGAACATGTTTTGGAAGTAAGGGAAAATAATTGGTCGAGGATGTAAATTTCTATgtcccacataattaatttatttattggtttaataataattgaataagttaaatccttaatctatatggaaagttacctagtaggatgattactgactcctagtaggattgTATCTACAATTACTGACTCATAATGATTGTATCCAccaatcacgttgatggaacgtgaaaacataactgactatTCCCATTATAAAAGGCGTCCTCTCTCTATCAAAAGAAGGATAAGCTCCATCACAATTAttctgaaagtaaggtaaagagagaaaaacaatTCAGTGCTTCTGCTATTACGCTGTTGCTTCCGCTAAAACCATggagaattcaggtaagtaattctttaCTGAATTAATGTTATTATGTGtaagtgaaaatcattaagttcaacgttcctgaataatacagaggattatggataggattgtttatgtataagattgtttaagtttatataaTCCGTTTTATGCTTACATGTGGTATCAAAGCCTGGTTTTTGAAACAAGTGATTTTCcattaaaattaatgtttctccagatcttgtgaattttaattatgtttgttagaaatttcacaattattgaataacgaaatttgaaatattgatattattataattgattctatttaaaataacatgagtttaatctttgttattttaaatattaaagaaacaactctttgttgttaGAACGTTGTAgtatgcaataataaaatttattgtttcttaatataaCTTGGAATCATATATGTAAGATTCGTTAATCACCAAAGTGGTGaaatctttatgaaattaattccaaaataaaggttaaagtttaaattaattaccCATTTATCTTGATGCTTATAATTGATCTAATAATTATGGGTACATTAAATTTTTGGTCATAAGACATTTGTGGATCGCCCAAGGATTGATTGTTTGTTTGTatgaccaataaatattaaagagataattttgatgtatcgttagttttatttatttattcaaagatgataaatattattaattgatgcattaaatattattattttgtgttaaatatattttaagcatcattatgtttaaagttgtattttgatgtttcgcccaaaggagaacatcaatatacatttaagtaagttatttttgaatttgataatgtgtttAAACTCGTAACTCAAAGTATTAACAAATGAGTATGTTCTATTTCAGCACTTGCCCTTCATTCACACTCTGCCTCTGTTACGACTTTTAATGGACTTAACTTTTCAAATTGGTGCGAACAGATCAAATTTCATCTTAGggttttagatcttgatgttgCACTTTACTCTGAAAAACCAACTACTATTACT
Coding sequences within:
- the LOC107878279 gene encoding disease resistance RPP13-like protein 4; the encoded protein is MGDPITSAVANLIVTDLSKQVNMHAQYAIQFESQFAEMKRELDRMRSYLTEANRMKRNNESVKSTLSELNELIYEADDVITDCQIREDYLRMKGNPSCLFPSLGEISFRYNTGRKLTELNKEMVKMHEKLRTFVGPITEQSRSDGSSSRRTRWTSHIFDKDDIVGLSEDTTKIKKWILPHSESLHCVGIVGMGGLGKTTVAQKIYHDIQVNARFQKKVWVSISQTYDELSIMKGILKQLSADDSGTDKGDLLNRIREALSHKSFLIVMDDVWDIVDGWWDRISKGLPKFTEHNCCIIITSRNEDVVRRMGATESRIHRPRLLDEEESWSLFCKVAFLSTNGKCNSQLKDVGREIVRKCHGLPLAIKTTGGMLSSKPHSLVEWMRICKNFREQLVSDSASNSSVMASLQLSYDELPSRLKQCILCFSIYPDDHEIEAEQLVRWWVGEGLVRGDGTETATDVAFNHLSELVSRCLVEAVQRRNFDGRVYSCKMHDMVRDMIILMAEDEKFCSFNRGRHIATVDSRHLGVMKETTFQSLAGNSKLRALLLTTTNFIGFNRKIALAEIKTLRVLDLSCVKLDKICLPDLWQWITALKRLVYLNLRDVANLEEIPDSVRKLWGLQILVIRECKELKRLPTSITTLPRLAILDVGGCPSFSCLPQGLSGLSNLEELYGFKIPSLATTEACRLSEVVTLTQLRVLQLDITEESTIEEKELAALKQLQLLRVLSINAGDCENKDIIRKLDNLSPPTHVEELYLRHFLGETTPAWLNPISLPQLQYLCIEDSRVISHMTENFWGDNKGSWNVEGLCLKFLPRLKETWETFQSAMPALKYLEISHCNSLENFPCNVEGLGYWTKPEEEVENKEEQDVISCHGGNEGEVEEVH